The Legionella sp. PATHC032 genome has a window encoding:
- the folP gene encoding dihydropteroate synthase, translating to MNSEQFLGWLERKSQPNSSLVFEKPLIMGVLNVTSDSFYDGGKYLSVDRACDQALQLIACGADLIDIGGESTKPGAPPVPLDVELSRVLPVIKQLRAFADVCISIDTNKPEVMEAAIDAGANIINDVYALRRDGALKVAAQLDVPVCLMHMKGEPKTMQENPSYPDGIITELQHFFEERIDKCQKAGLNRNKLILDPGFGFGKRVRDNLELIYHLDELCAFGLPILLGVSRKSTIGAVLNNEVEQRLIGSITLGIYAALKGTAIIRTHDVGETNQALTMINAIYQAGEEIS from the coding sequence GTGAATTCCGAACAATTCCTCGGTTGGCTTGAGCGAAAAAGCCAACCTAATTCCTCATTAGTTTTTGAAAAACCATTGATTATGGGTGTGCTAAATGTTACTTCTGACTCATTTTATGATGGTGGCAAGTATTTGTCCGTGGATAGAGCTTGTGATCAAGCCTTACAATTAATTGCCTGTGGAGCCGATCTCATTGATATTGGTGGAGAATCAACTAAACCTGGGGCTCCGCCAGTCCCTTTAGATGTTGAACTATCAAGAGTTCTTCCTGTAATCAAACAACTTCGTGCGTTTGCAGACGTGTGTATTTCTATTGATACCAATAAACCTGAAGTGATGGAAGCTGCAATTGATGCTGGTGCGAATATTATAAATGATGTTTATGCTTTAAGAAGGGATGGCGCTCTGAAGGTGGCGGCGCAATTAGATGTTCCTGTCTGTTTAATGCATATGAAAGGAGAGCCTAAAACTATGCAAGAAAATCCTTCTTACCCAGACGGGATAATAACGGAATTACAGCATTTTTTTGAAGAACGCATCGATAAATGTCAGAAAGCGGGGCTGAATAGGAATAAATTAATTCTTGACCCGGGTTTTGGTTTTGGAAAACGCGTTAGAGATAACCTAGAATTAATTTATCATCTGGATGAATTGTGTGCTTTTGGGTTGCCAATTCTTTTAGGTGTTTCACGCAAAAGCACAATTGGCGCTGTATTGAACAATGAGGTTGAGCAACGTTTGATTGGAAGTATTACGCTAGGAATATATGCAGCTCTTAAAGGCACTGCAATTATCAGGACACATGATGTAGGTGAAACGAATCAAGCACTAACTATGATTAATGCAATTTATCAGGCAGGTGAAGAAATCAGTTAA
- the rlmE gene encoding 23S rRNA (uridine(2552)-2'-O)-methyltransferase RlmE codes for MSRTKSSKRWLQEHFDDVYVKKAQAEGYRSRAVYKLKEMDDKESLIKPGMTVVDLGAAPGGWTQYASEKMRGSGRLVALDILPMDALPNVEFILGDFREDNVLQELINLIPQRTLDLLLSDMAPNMSGSSAIDIPRAMYLVELAFDFAEKMLKPGGNMLVKIFHGSGFDEVVKQARASFEKVVIRKPSASRSRSKETYLLAKGYNL; via the coding sequence ATGAGTCGTACTAAAAGCAGTAAACGTTGGCTGCAAGAACATTTTGATGACGTTTATGTAAAAAAAGCCCAGGCTGAAGGGTATCGAAGTCGTGCCGTATATAAACTTAAGGAAATGGATGACAAAGAGTCTCTCATTAAACCAGGCATGACGGTGGTTGATTTAGGAGCCGCCCCTGGCGGCTGGACCCAATACGCTTCGGAAAAGATGAGGGGAAGTGGTCGTCTTGTTGCATTGGACATTTTACCTATGGATGCTTTGCCTAATGTGGAGTTTATCCTTGGGGATTTTCGTGAAGATAATGTTTTGCAAGAATTAATTAATTTGATTCCGCAAAGGACTTTAGACTTGTTATTATCGGATATGGCCCCAAATATGAGTGGAAGCTCAGCAATAGATATTCCAAGAGCGATGTATCTGGTAGAGCTGGCTTTTGATTTTGCGGAAAAAATGTTAAAACCCGGTGGTAATATGCTAGTTAAAATTTTTCATGGCTCAGGTTTTGATGAAGTAGTCAAACAGGCACGGGCGTCTTTTGAAAAAGTGGTAATCCGTAAACCATCTGCTTCAAGATCTCGTTCAAAAGAAACCTATTTGCTGGCAAAGGGCTATAATTTATAG
- the yhbY gene encoding ribosome assembly RNA-binding protein YhbY — translation MDTSFKQSLKAKAHHLKPVVLLGAKGLTEAILAETNVALIAHELIKVKINGAEKEDRMQMAEELCEQLDAELVQMIGNTLVLYRKNKE, via the coding sequence GTGGATACGTCTTTTAAACAATCACTTAAAGCCAAGGCCCATCATTTAAAGCCGGTTGTACTCCTTGGTGCGAAAGGTTTAACTGAGGCTATATTGGCAGAAACAAATGTAGCCTTGATAGCGCATGAATTAATTAAAGTCAAAATTAATGGGGCTGAAAAGGAAGATAGAATGCAAATGGCTGAGGAGCTTTGTGAACAACTTGATGCCGAATTAGTTCAGATGATAGGGAATACACTGGTTCTGTATCGTAAAAATAAAGAATGA
- the ftsH gene encoding ATP-dependent zinc metalloprotease FtsH, protein MVKNLFLWLIIAIVLVSVFSNFGPRNSVAEKISYSQFLQEVDQGMVNSVTIEDNKIIKGVTKNNKRFVTYMPMQDNALLGELLKSKVDVSGQEKQQESFLLHLFINWFPMLLLIGVWIFFMRQMQGGGGRGAMSFGRSRARLLGEDQVKVTFADVAGVDEAKEEVKELVDFLRDPTKFQNLGGRIPRGVLLVGSPGTGKTLLARAVAGEAKVPFFTISGSDFVEMFVGVGASRVRDMFEQAKKHAPCIIFIDEIDAVGRHRGAGLGGGHDEREQTLNQLLVEMDGFEGNEGVIVVAATNRPDVLDPALLRPGRFDRQVVVPLPDIRGREQILKVHLQKVPVDSHVEVKAIARGTPGFSGADLANLVNEAALFAARANKRKVGMIELDKAKDKIMMGAERRSMVMDDNEKKLTAYHEAGHAIVGLSVPEHDPVYKVSIIPRGRALGVTMFLPEQDRYSHSKRRLESQLCSLFGGRIAEELIFGPESVTTGASNDIMRSTEIARKMVTTWGLSALGPLTFGEEEEEIFLGRSVNKHKEMSDRTAQQIDDEVRAIIDRNYQRAKEILETNIDKLHLMAQSLIKYETIDTNQIQEIMSGKEPTPPEDWGSTKPMDKAESFNDAPAKPINGETIENPAEGH, encoded by the coding sequence ATGGTTAAAAATTTATTTTTATGGCTGATAATAGCGATAGTTCTTGTCTCTGTTTTCAGTAATTTTGGTCCTCGTAACTCAGTTGCTGAGAAAATTTCTTATAGCCAATTTTTACAAGAAGTGGATCAAGGGATGGTTAACTCTGTTACGATTGAGGATAACAAAATCATCAAGGGCGTAACCAAAAATAATAAACGTTTTGTCACGTACATGCCGATGCAAGATAATGCTTTGCTAGGTGAGTTGTTGAAAAGCAAAGTAGATGTCAGTGGTCAGGAAAAGCAACAGGAAAGTTTCCTTTTGCATTTATTCATTAACTGGTTCCCAATGTTGTTATTGATAGGCGTATGGATATTTTTCATGCGTCAAATGCAAGGTGGGGGCGGTCGAGGCGCTATGTCCTTCGGCAGATCAAGAGCCCGGCTATTAGGTGAAGATCAGGTTAAGGTCACCTTTGCGGATGTTGCAGGAGTTGATGAAGCCAAGGAAGAAGTTAAAGAGCTTGTTGATTTTTTACGTGATCCAACAAAGTTCCAAAATTTGGGTGGACGCATCCCCCGCGGGGTTTTGCTGGTTGGTTCCCCTGGTACAGGTAAAACATTATTAGCCAGGGCAGTTGCCGGGGAAGCGAAAGTTCCTTTCTTTACTATTTCAGGTTCTGATTTTGTTGAGATGTTTGTTGGGGTAGGCGCGTCCCGAGTGCGTGATATGTTTGAGCAAGCCAAAAAGCATGCTCCATGTATCATCTTTATAGATGAAATCGATGCAGTAGGTAGGCACAGAGGTGCCGGCCTGGGTGGCGGCCATGATGAGCGCGAACAAACACTTAACCAATTGCTTGTTGAGATGGATGGATTTGAAGGTAATGAAGGGGTTATTGTCGTAGCGGCAACTAACCGTCCCGATGTTCTGGATCCCGCGCTTTTACGTCCTGGTCGCTTTGACCGTCAAGTTGTCGTTCCTTTGCCTGATATTAGAGGTCGTGAACAAATATTAAAAGTTCATTTACAAAAGGTTCCTGTCGATAGTCATGTCGAAGTCAAAGCTATTGCACGTGGTACCCCTGGTTTTTCAGGAGCGGATTTGGCCAATCTTGTTAATGAAGCGGCATTATTCGCTGCCAGGGCTAATAAACGCAAAGTAGGTATGATTGAACTGGATAAAGCAAAAGATAAAATTATGATGGGAGCTGAAAGACGCTCCATGGTAATGGATGATAACGAGAAAAAACTCACCGCTTATCATGAAGCAGGTCATGCTATCGTTGGTCTGTCAGTTCCTGAGCATGATCCGGTTTATAAAGTATCAATAATTCCTCGTGGACGAGCTTTGGGTGTCACTATGTTTTTACCAGAACAAGACAGATATAGTCACAGCAAACGCCGTTTGGAAAGTCAATTGTGCAGCTTATTTGGTGGTCGAATTGCAGAGGAATTAATTTTTGGTCCTGAAAGTGTAACAACGGGTGCTTCTAATGACATTATGCGGTCTACAGAGATTGCTCGTAAAATGGTTACAACATGGGGGTTATCTGCCTTAGGTCCTCTCACTTTTGGTGAGGAAGAAGAAGAAATATTTTTGGGGCGCTCTGTGAATAAACATAAAGAGATGTCCGATAGAACAGCACAGCAAATTGATGATGAAGTTCGTGCCATTATTGATAGGAACTATCAAAGAGCAAAAGAAATATTGGAAACCAATATCGATAAATTACATTTGATGGCGCAAAGTCTCATCAAATACGAAACGATAGATACCAATCAAATTCAAGAAATTATGTCTGGGAAAGAACCTACCCCTCCGGAGGATTGGGGATCAACAAAACCGATGGATAAGGCTGAGTCATTTAATGATGCTCCTGCAAAACCTATTAATGGTGAAACAATAGAAAATCCGGCAGAAGGACATTAA